The following proteins are encoded in a genomic region of Necator americanus strain Aroian chromosome II, whole genome shotgun sequence:
- a CDS encoding hypothetical protein (NECATOR_CHRII.G5661.T1): MDDRWVHNKTNTAYISRRNLLSTNDECTVIHLSYVAPSALGLLQSNHVKFDTLCSSEKGMQLGFRFREVGMSDVSNSFSAWETLPEDEPPLYIAVRRPVSPPRHYEAVAVIYHDFHVLVSVAKRHSSGIPEVLHPSDMHSEKHIDFHEIPVKDLKLNQLKLLMLDHVSFRQKKENVKKLVEDGDEEEDFKPFPTLVEALTKVDVDVGFNVEVKYPMMQSNGEHECDHYFERNEFIDVVLADLLNNAGSRRIMFSSFDPDICSLISMKQNKYPVLFLCVGETQRYTRFQDQRSSTSLTAVNFAAGADIMGVNFNSEDLLNDPYPVKRANDFGLITFVWGDDLDKKENINYFKKELGVDGLIYDRIGEDERRRNVFIVEREQKRALFKMSSGTNTPQRTISPLGSNSSRSSLDDALMLHDHDHDTLKSYKGVPVEISGNASLNGLDVAPTVQVTPS; encoded by the exons atggacgacagatgggtgcacaacaaaaccaacaccgcctacatttcgcgacggaaccttctctccacgaatgacgagtgtaccgtcattcatctgtcgtacgtcgctccttctgcacttggtctcctgcagagcaatcacgtgaaatttgatacgctctgcagctccgagaagggcatgcag ctaggcttccgattccgagaagtcggaatgtcggatgtgtcgaactccttctcagcttgggagaccctgccggaggacgaacctccgctgtacatcgcagttcgacgcccagtgtcacctccacgccactatgaggcg GTGGCGGTGATTTATCATGACTTCCATGTGCTTGTTTCTGTGGCGAAGCGTCATTCATCTGGTATCCCGGAAGTTCTGCATCCGTCTGACATGCACAGTGAAAAGCACATTGATTTCCACGAAATTCCAGTTAAAGATCTGAAATTGAATCAACTGAAGCTTTTAATG CTGGATCATGTTAGCTTCCGtcaaaagaaagagaatgtAAAGAAACTCGTCGAAGATGGTGATGAAGAAGAGGACTTCAAACCGTTCCCAACATTGGTTGAAGCGCTGACGAAAGTTGATGTAGATGTTGGTTTCAACGTTGAAGTGAAGTATCCTATGATGCAAAGT aacGGAGAACACGAATGTGATCACTATTTCGAGCGTAACGAATTCATAGACGTTGTTCTGGCCGATCTTCTCAACAACGCAGGCAGTAGGAGAATCATGTTTTCCAGCTTCGATCCAGATATTTGCTCCTT AATATCCATGAAACAGAATAAATACCCTGTGCTGTTCCTTTGTGTTGGAGAGACGCAACGCTATACTCGATTCCAAGATCAACGCAGCAGTACTAGTCTTACGGCAGTGAATTTCGCTGCTGGGGCTGATATTATG GGTGTGAATTTCAACTCAGAAGATCTTCTCAATGATCCCTATCCAGTCAAAAGAGCTAACGACTTTGGTCTAATCACGTTTGTTTGGGGAGATGATCtagataagaaagaaaacatcaattacttcaaaaaagagCTCGGTGTTGACGGTCTGATCTATGACAG GATTGGTGAAGATGAACGCCGTAGGAACGTGTTTATTGTGGAACGCGAGCAGAAACGTGCACTCTTCAAAATGAGTTCAGGAACAAACACCCCACAAAG GACCATCTCTCCGCTGGGTTCGAACAGTTCCCGTTCTTCCCTGGACGATGCTTTGATGCTGCACGATCATGATCACGATACCTTGAAGAGTTATAAAGGAGTTCCTGTAGAAATTTCTGGTAATGCTTCTTTAAATGGCCTGGATGTTGCTCCCACGGTGCAGGTCACCCCCTCTTAG
- a CDS encoding hypothetical protein (NECATOR_CHRII.G5665.T1) produces MAGNQVTTRVCFAVDVEDLGPSDFVLVTGSPVSLGQWDPLKAMTLTQDADRPTRWRGFVDTTDDLVRFRYFVGYFLCGEQGQRLIIDKWESFLHPRSCLVKAEQRGTVCRANHVDLFGYYAGRKVVSEGWLQYDDENQILLRLHGNALKFYKSAKERKNCTVKINPMDVRRRLRSGAQINFSYGVDEEDDEDDNSAEPYPSHSSISVAVLSDKNPKFKNQPDVGITFNNNKDYVVYKTHSVAVEFLAFYIEIFSEEGKRIGACYALPSSLADSCGQSQLPFINSSGRPIGQITVEYLFVRNLRKPIPTQNMEVSYSRHWKKRNTIEVGHRGAGNSFTKFAMARENTIYSLNTAAQHGADYVEFDVQLTKDKQPFVRAFPLFEERMLAASGRHAGK; encoded by the exons ATGGCTGGCAACCAGGTGACTACACGGGTATGCTTCGCTGTGGATGTGGAAGACTTGGGCCCATCTGACTTTGTACTCGTCACCGGTTCCCCGGTATCACTCGGTCAATGGGATCCTCTTAAGGCAATGACGCTTACACAGGATGCCGACAGACC TACTCGTTGGCGTGGTTTCGTGGACACAACGGACGATCTTGTCCGTTTTCGCTAtttcgttggatactttctgtgTGGCGAGCAGGGGCAGCGTCTAATCATAG ATAAATGGGAGTCTTTTCTACATCCGCGTTCGTGTCTTGTCAAAGCGGAGCAGAGGGGTACAGTCTGCAGAGCCAATCATGTTGATCTTTTCGGGTATTACG CCGGACGTAAAGTTGTCTCGGAAGGATGGTTGCAATACGATGATGAGAATCAAATTCTTCTTCGTCTGCACGGAAATGCtctaaaattttacaaatcaGCCAAAGAACGCAAGAACTGCACGGTTAAAATAAATCCAATGGATGTGCGGCGTCGTTTG aGAAGCGGCGCTCAAATAAACTTTAGCTATGGAGTAGATGAGGAGGACGATGAAGATGATAACAGTGCGGAACCGTATCCAAGCCATTCTTCCATTTCTGTTGCG GTCCTGTCTGACAAGAAcccaaaattcaaaaaccaaCCAGATGTCGGCATAACATTCAACAATAACAAGGACTATGTCGTTTATAAGACTCACTCCGTTGCTGTCGAGTTCCTG GCATTCTATATCGAGATCTTCTCCgaggaaggaaaaaggatTGGTGCATGCTACGCGCTCCCATCATCTTTAGCCGATTCATGTGGCCAGTCGCAACTTCCTTTCATCAACTCATCGGGAAGACCGATAGGACAAATTACTG TGGAATATCTCTTCGTGCGAAATCTTCGCAAGCCTATTCCTACCCAAAATATGGAGGTTTCATACAGCAGGCactggaaaaagagaaacaccATAGAAGTTGGGCATCGTGGAGCGGGAAACTCGTTCACAAA GTTCGCCATGGCACGCGAAAACACCATCTACTCGCTGAATACTGCTGCACAACATGGTGCAGATTATGTGGAATTCGACGTGCAGTTAACGAAGGATAAG caaccgttcGTACGtgcgtttcctctttttgaagaaaggatgttagcagcatcgggaagacatgctgggaaatag
- a CDS encoding hypothetical protein (NECATOR_CHRII.G5662.T1), producing the protein MNDGTLVIRGEKVPSRNVGDPVTSSGHSSPPPSAPNSISIINCYSPTSAGDDSELDAFYEELEEVVRNEKSFYEFVVGDSNAKLGKATEEEYRIGRFGLGDRNENGNRLAGLSSAARLFNGNSLFMKKDHRRWTWESPNGATRAEIDHILTNRRWCLLDVSVVPSFCSGSDHRLLRAKIRLSPTMEKNICYRQRRRKEVIYDDCILEDFLSQDDWHIEEDPNVDYEMLLRGLRACAEHASKPRTTNLDRISKTTKELLERRRALRLDPNASHIERLVANTSCRKALQEDLLKYRQKKILEAAQRRKSLKKCRRDLREYNIPLAALLSEDGTRMSSHRKMEIITQRFYSNIFRSSTPVSSPIIPTGEAPPRILPSEVRVAIKSMKPGTAPGPDFISADFLWAGGHPLHVILAAHMTSYLQKERIPDQWKTSRTVLIHKKGDRKDLRNYHPICLLSVLYKIFTKIILTRISRTLDEAQHQEQAGFR; encoded by the exons atgaatgacggtacactcgtcattcgtggagagaaggttccgtcgcgaaatgtaggcg atcctgtcacctcgtctggccattcttcgcctccgccctctgcgccaaattccatcagtatcatcaactgttattcaccaacatcagcaggtgatgattccgaattggacgcgttttacgaggagctggaggaagtagtccgcaacgagaagtccttctacgaATTCGTTGTCGGGGACtccaacgcaaaactaggaaaggccacagaagaggaatacaggattggaagatttggactaggagaccggaatgaaaatggcaatcgtctcgccgggctgtcgTCCGCTGCTCGCCTCTTtaatgggaactctcttttcatgaaaaaagatcatcgtcggtggacatgggaatcgcccaatggcgcgactcgtgcggagatcgaccacatactcaccaaccggaggtggtgtttacttgacgtctcagtagtaccatccttttgtagtggttctgatcaccgtctccttcgtgcgaaaatacggcTTAGCcccacgatggaaaagaacatctgctatcggcaacgaaggagaaaagaagtcatctacgacgattgcataCTCGAGGACTTCTTGTCCCAAgatgactggcacatcgaggaggacccaaacgtggactacgagatgctgctcagaggattacgagcctgtgctgaacatgcctcgaagccgcgcacgacaaacttggatcgaatttcgaagaccaccaaggaattgttggaaagaagaagggctttgaggcttgatccgaatgcatcgcacattgagcggttagtagcaaatactagctgcagaaaagcgttgcaggaggatcttttgaagtacaggcagaagaagattctagaagcagcacaaagaagaaagagtctaaagaagtgccgcagggatcttcgcgaatataatattccgctagcagccttgctgagcgaagacgggactcgcatgTCATCTCATCGTAAGATGGAAATTATTACGCAGAGATTCTACTCGAAcattttccgttcatcaactcctgtgtcaagcccaatcatccccactggcgaagctccaccacggattctcccttcggaagtacgagtcgctatcaagagcatgaagcctggcacagcccccggacctgattttatatcagcagactttctttggGCTGgcggccatccgcttcatgtaatcttagcagcgcacatgacatcctatcttcagaaagaaaggatcccagaccagtggaagacctcgcgaaccgttcttatccataagaaaggtgaccgaaaggaccttcggaactaccatccgatatgcttgctgagcgtgttgtacaaaatatttaccaagatcatcctcacacgcatatctaggacgctggatgaagcccagcatcaagaacaagctggattccgctag
- a CDS encoding hypothetical protein (NECATOR_CHRII.G5660.T2) — protein sequence MYDVVAPPPPVEDEAQTEILIKGIKDVKPFLYYDALFATVSVTSCITRNWAMTILVYFIQFLFAATLAQERLKDLPLPPDYCKNGGVFVNGECVCTLRYEGKQCEQERCLNGGRRHKVNGQVRCHCPFGLSGDRCEKVTYCEPGKGKLVNGKCECSARWTGLFCQMRTCYNGIPTGGMEGFCLCDVGFTGPFCDVPLICENGGKVTQDNECSCPSEYTGERCELCAIGHILEGKRCVPEVLESSLVAHAGSLSSRSFAWPIVVIGCVAALAVVLLITAITLAVRRWSSKPSRENSVRGQPDATDV from the exons ATGTATGATGTTGTAGCGCCTCCGCCTCCTGTTGAGGATGAAGCTCAAACTGAGATTCTCATAAAGg GTATTAAGGATGTCAAGCCCTTCCTTTACTATGATGCACTATTCGCCACAGTATCTGTCACTTCTTGCATAACTCGAAATTGGGCG ATGACCATCCTCGTCTACTTCATCCAATTCTTATTCGCCGCCACCTTAGCTCAAGAACGACTCAAAGATCTTCCACTACCTCCGGATTACTGCAAAAATGGAGGAGTTTTTGTTAAT GGTGAATGCGTCTGTACCCTCCGCTACGAAGGGAAACAATGCGAGCAGGAGCGATGTCTGAATGGAGGTCGTCGCCATAAAGTGAACGGACAG GTACGGTGTCATTGCCCTTTTGGGCTTTCCGGCGATCGTTGTGAGAAGGTCACATATTGTGAGCCTGGAAAAG GAAAATTGGTGAACGGTAAATGTGAATGTAGCGCAAGATGGACTGGACTCTTCTGCCAGATGCGCACTTGTTATAATGGGATCCCTACCGGTGGAATG GAAGGTTTCTGTCTCTGCGACGTTGGTTTCACCGGCCCTTTCTGCGATGTACCGTTGATTTGCGAGAATGGAGGCAAAGTTACTCAG GATAACGAATGCTCCTGTCCGTCAGAATACACTGGAGAACGATGCGAACTGTGTGCTATTGGTCATATCCTTGAAGGGAAACGTTGCGTTCCTGAAGTGTTGGAATCGTCCCTGGTCGCACATGCAGGCTCCTTATCGTCCAGATCTTTCGCGTGGCCTATCGTAGTTATAGGATGTGTTGCTGCTCTCGCTGTAGTTCTTCTCATCACCGCTATCACACTTGCAGTTCGTCGATGGAGTTCCAAACCATCGAGAGAGAACAGCGTTCGGGGACAACCTGACGCAACTGACGTTTAG
- a CDS encoding hypothetical protein (NECATOR_CHRII.G5661.T2) has translation MSDVSNSFSAWETLPEDEPPLYIAVRRPVSPPRHYEAVAVIYHDFHVLVSVAKRHSSGIPEVLHPSDMHSEKHIDFHEIPVKDLKLNQLKLLMLDHVSFRQKKENVKKLVEDGDEEEDFKPFPTLVEALTKVDVDVGFNVEVKYPMMQSNGEHECDHYFERNEFIDVVLADLLNNAGSRRIMFSSFDPDICSLISMKQNKYPVLFLCVGETQRYTRFQDQRSSTSLTAVNFAAGADIMGVNFNSEDLLNDPYPVKRANDFGLITFVWGDDLDKKENINYFKKELGVDGLIYDRIGEDERRRNVFIVEREQKRALFKMSSGTNTPQRTISPLGSNSSRSSLDDALMLHDHDHDTLKSYKGVPVEISGNASLNGLDVAPTVQVTPS, from the exons atgtcggatgtgtcgaactccttctcagcttgggagaccctgccggaggacgaacctccgctgtacatcgcagttcgacgcccagtgtcacctccacgccactatgaggcg GTGGCGGTGATTTATCATGACTTCCATGTGCTTGTTTCTGTGGCGAAGCGTCATTCATCTGGTATCCCGGAAGTTCTGCATCCGTCTGACATGCACAGTGAAAAGCACATTGATTTCCACGAAATTCCAGTTAAAGATCTGAAATTGAATCAACTGAAGCTTTTAATG CTGGATCATGTTAGCTTCCGtcaaaagaaagagaatgtAAAGAAACTCGTCGAAGATGGTGATGAAGAAGAGGACTTCAAACCGTTCCCAACATTGGTTGAAGCGCTGACGAAAGTTGATGTAGATGTTGGTTTCAACGTTGAAGTGAAGTATCCTATGATGCAAAGT aacGGAGAACACGAATGTGATCACTATTTCGAGCGTAACGAATTCATAGACGTTGTTCTGGCCGATCTTCTCAACAACGCAGGCAGTAGGAGAATCATGTTTTCCAGCTTCGATCCAGATATTTGCTCCTT AATATCCATGAAACAGAATAAATACCCTGTGCTGTTCCTTTGTGTTGGAGAGACGCAACGCTATACTCGATTCCAAGATCAACGCAGCAGTACTAGTCTTACGGCAGTGAATTTCGCTGCTGGGGCTGATATTATG GGTGTGAATTTCAACTCAGAAGATCTTCTCAATGATCCCTATCCAGTCAAAAGAGCTAACGACTTTGGTCTAATCACGTTTGTTTGGGGAGATGATCtagataagaaagaaaacatcaattacttcaaaaaagagCTCGGTGTTGACGGTCTGATCTATGACAG GATTGGTGAAGATGAACGCCGTAGGAACGTGTTTATTGTGGAACGCGAGCAGAAACGTGCACTCTTCAAAATGAGTTCAGGAACAAACACCCCACAAAG GACCATCTCTCCGCTGGGTTCGAACAGTTCCCGTTCTTCCCTGGACGATGCTTTGATGCTGCACGATCATGATCACGATACCTTGAAGAGTTATAAAGGAGTTCCTGTAGAAATTTCTGGTAATGCTTCTTTAAATGGCCTGGATGTTGCTCCCACGGTGCAGGTCACCCCCTCTTAG
- a CDS encoding hypothetical protein (NECATOR_CHRII.G5664.T1), which translates to MNSLSWEERGIRVDGRFLSNLRFADDIVLFSSSTNEAETMLNELNEAGKRIGLRINRKKTQFMKNAHCEDGGVQLEGSQIVETPSYVYLGRSMNMENDLKEELNRRMRAAWAAFAAVREATDQLTDQDLRAHLFDSTVLPALCYAAETRADTAATSRKLLTTHRGLERCLLKFNRRTQHLAGLRSSDLRGMSCLRDPVEYVSKAKHRWAGHIMRRIDDRWTKRTLEWIPKGAKRPRGRPPTRWGDVFAARMDQPRAQLDTAQGPRQRHSRSLRTSWMTMAKERNEWKRCSGPHVQRRRAI; encoded by the coding sequence atgaattcactatcctgggaagaaaggggcatacgtgttgatggaagatttctctcgaaccttcgtttcgcggacgacatcgttctcttttcgagcagtaccaatgaagcagaaacgatgctcaacgaattgaacgaagcagggaagagaataggactacgaataaacagaaagaagacacagttcatgaagaacgcccactgcgaggacggaggagtacaacttgaaggctcccaaatcgtggaaactccgtcatacgtatatctcggacgttctatgaacatggaaaacgacttgaaggaagaactgaatagaagaatgagagcagcatgggcagcattcgcagccgtcagggaagctacggaccaactgacggaccaagatcttcgtgcccatctgttcgactcgacagtccttccagcgctctgttacgcagcggagacgcgggcagacaccgcggccacgtctaggaagctacttactacccacagaggtcttgagagatgtctcctgaagtttaaccggcgcacacaacaccttgccggtcttcgtagctccgacttaagaggaatgtcctgtcttcgcgacccagtggaatatgtatcgaaagcaaaacatagatgggccggtcacatcatgagaagaatcgacgatagatggactaaaagaacgctagagtggatcccaaagggcgctaaacgcccccgagggagaccgccaacgagatggggtgacgtgttcgctgcacggatggaccagccgagagctcagctggatacggctcaaggacctcgtcaacgtcactcacgaagcttgagaacatcttggatgacaatggcgaaggaacgaaacgagtggaagagatgctcgGGCCCACACGTCCAgcgaagacgggccatctaa
- a CDS encoding hypothetical protein (NECATOR_CHRII.G5663.T1) — translation MKKDHRRWTWESPNGATRAEIDHILTNRRWCLLDVSVVPSFCSGSDHRLLRAKIRLSPTMEKNICYRQRRRKEVIYDDCILEDFLSQDDWHIEEDPNVDYEMLLRGLRACAEHASKPRTTNLDRISKTTKELLERRRALRLDPNASHIERLVANTSCRKALQEDLLKYRQKKILEAAQRRKSLKKCRRDLREYNIPLAALLSEDGTRMSSHRKMEIITQRFYSNIFRSSTPVSSPIIPTGEAPPRILPSEVRVAIKSMKPGTAPGPDFISADFLWAGGHPLHVILAAHMTSYLQKERIPDQWKTSRTVLIHKKGDRKDLRNYHPICLLSVLYKIFTKIILTRISRTLDEAQHQEQAGFR, via the coding sequence atgaaaaaagatcatcgtcggtggacatgggaatcgcccaatggcgcgactcgtgcggagatcgaccacatactcaccaaccggaggtggtgtttacttgacgtctcagtagtaccatccttttgtagtggttctgatcaccgtctccttcgtgcgaaaatacggcTTAGCcccacgatggaaaagaacatctgctatcggcaacgaaggagaaaagaagtcatctacgacgattgcataCTCGAGGACTTCTTGTCCCAAgatgactggcacatcgaggaggacccaaacgtggactacgagatgctgctcagaggattacgagcctgtgctgaacatgcctcgaagccgcgcacgacaaacttggatcgaatttcgaagaccaccaaggaattgttggaaagaagaagggctttgaggcttgatccgaatgcatcgcacattgagcggttagtagcaaatactagctgcagaaaagcgttgcaggaggatcttttgaagtacaggcagaagaagattctagaagcagcacaaagaagaaagagtctaaagaagtgccgcagggatcttcgcgaatataatattccgctagcagccttgctgagcgaagacgggactcgcatgTCATCTCATCGTAAGATGGAAATTATTACGCAGAGATTCTACTCGAAcattttccgttcatcaactcctgtgtcaagcccaatcatccccactggcgaagctccaccacggattctcccttcggaagtacgagtcgctatcaagagcatgaagcctggcacagcccccggacctgattttatatcagcagactttctttggGCTGgcggccatccgcttcatgtaatcttagcagcgcacatgacatcctatcttcagaaagaaaggatcccagaccagtggaagacctcgcgaaccgttcttatccataagaaaggtgaccgaaaggaccttcggaactaccatccgatatgcttgctgagcgtgttgtacaaaatatttaccaagatcatcctcacacgcatatctaggacgctggatgaagcccagcatcaagaacaagctggattccgctag
- a CDS encoding hypothetical protein (NECATOR_CHRII.G5660.T1), with amino-acid sequence MCTDAVMTILVYFIQFLFAATLAQERLKDLPLPPDYCKNGGVFVNGECVCTLRYEGKQCEQERCLNGGRRHKVNGQVRCHCPFGLSGDRCEKVTYCEPGKGKLVNGKCECSARWTGLFCQMRTCYNGIPTGGMEGFCLCDVGFTGPFCDVPLICENGGKVTQDNECSCPSEYTGERCELCAIGHILEGKRCVPEVLESSLVAHAGSLSSRSFAWPIVVIGCVAALAVVLLITAITLAVCSFERILAGAVSEANINHFKPTRYVVHGLLYPAIDAFR; translated from the exons ATGTGTACTGATGCTGTG ATGACCATCCTCGTCTACTTCATCCAATTCTTATTCGCCGCCACCTTAGCTCAAGAACGACTCAAAGATCTTCCACTACCTCCGGATTACTGCAAAAATGGAGGAGTTTTTGTTAAT GGTGAATGCGTCTGTACCCTCCGCTACGAAGGGAAACAATGCGAGCAGGAGCGATGTCTGAATGGAGGTCGTCGCCATAAAGTGAACGGACAG GTACGGTGTCATTGCCCTTTTGGGCTTTCCGGCGATCGTTGTGAGAAGGTCACATATTGTGAGCCTGGAAAAG GAAAATTGGTGAACGGTAAATGTGAATGTAGCGCAAGATGGACTGGACTCTTCTGCCAGATGCGCACTTGTTATAATGGGATCCCTACCGGTGGAATG GAAGGTTTCTGTCTCTGCGACGTTGGTTTCACCGGCCCTTTCTGCGATGTACCGTTGATTTGCGAGAATGGAGGCAAAGTTACTCAG GATAACGAATGCTCCTGTCCGTCAGAATACACTGGAGAACGATGCGAACTGTGTGCTATTGGTCATATCCTTGAAGGGAAACGTTGCGTTCCTGAAGTGTTGGAATCGTCCCTGGTCGCACATGCAGGCTCCTTATCGTCCAGATCTTTCGCGTGGCCTATCGTAGTTATAGGATGTGTTGCTGCTCTCGCTGTAGTTCTTCTCATCACCGCTATCACACTTGCA GTATGCAGCTTTGAACGTATCCTAGCTGGTGCCGTTTCCGAAGCTAATATCAACCACTTCAAACCTACTAGATATGTGGTTCATGGACTTCTATATCCAGCTATTGATGCATTCAG GTAG
- a CDS encoding hypothetical protein (NECATOR_CHRII.G5664.T2), translating to MLNELNEAGKRIGLRINRKKTQFMKNAHCEDGGVQLEGSQIVETPSYVYLGRSMNMENDLKEELNRRMRAAWAAFAAVREATDQLTDQDLRAHLFDSTVLPALCYAAETRADTAATSRKLLTTHRGLERCLLKFNRRTQHLAGLRSSDLRGMSCLRDPVEYVSKAKHRWAGHIMRRIDDRWTKRTLEWIPKGAKRPRGRPPTRWGDVFAARMDQPRAQLDTAQGPRQRHSRSLRTSWMTMAKERNEWKRCSGPHVQRRRAI from the coding sequence atgctcaacgaattgaacgaagcagggaagagaataggactacgaataaacagaaagaagacacagttcatgaagaacgcccactgcgaggacggaggagtacaacttgaaggctcccaaatcgtggaaactccgtcatacgtatatctcggacgttctatgaacatggaaaacgacttgaaggaagaactgaatagaagaatgagagcagcatgggcagcattcgcagccgtcagggaagctacggaccaactgacggaccaagatcttcgtgcccatctgttcgactcgacagtccttccagcgctctgttacgcagcggagacgcgggcagacaccgcggccacgtctaggaagctacttactacccacagaggtcttgagagatgtctcctgaagtttaaccggcgcacacaacaccttgccggtcttcgtagctccgacttaagaggaatgtcctgtcttcgcgacccagtggaatatgtatcgaaagcaaaacatagatgggccggtcacatcatgagaagaatcgacgatagatggactaaaagaacgctagagtggatcccaaagggcgctaaacgcccccgagggagaccgccaacgagatggggtgacgtgttcgctgcacggatggaccagccgagagctcagctggatacggctcaaggacctcgtcaacgtcactcacgaagcttgagaacatcttggatgacaatggcgaaggaacgaaacgagtggaagagatgctcgGGCCCACACGTCCAgcgaagacgggccatctaa